One region of Bdellovibrio bacteriovorus genomic DNA includes:
- a CDS encoding cysteine hydrolase family protein: MKPNDVSRRHSTALLIIDMLNTFDFPEGKDLARYTWPVAQKVKALKQKLKKKKVPVIYLNDNFGQWRSDSKEVYLNCAHEASLGSEIAKILKPEDDDYFILKPRHSGFYCTNLDILLEDFGVKNLILTGVAGNICVFFTANDAHMRGFKIWVPKDCVASNTKKDNDYTLDQMSQVLGIKTSASTRPIPF, from the coding sequence ATGAAACCCAACGACGTGAGCCGTCGTCATTCGACGGCTCTTCTTATCATCGACATGCTAAACACTTTTGATTTTCCCGAGGGGAAAGATCTTGCGCGCTACACATGGCCTGTTGCCCAAAAAGTCAAAGCTCTAAAACAGAAACTTAAAAAGAAAAAAGTTCCCGTCATCTATCTTAACGACAACTTCGGTCAATGGCGCTCGGATTCAAAAGAAGTCTATCTGAATTGTGCGCATGAAGCGTCTCTGGGTTCAGAGATCGCTAAGATTTTAAAACCCGAAGATGATGACTATTTTATCTTAAAGCCTCGACATTCCGGATTCTACTGCACGAACTTAGATATTCTTTTAGAAGATTTCGGGGTGAAAAATCTGATACTGACAGGAGTCGCAGGAAATATCTGTGTTTTCTTTACGGCCAACGACGCTCATATGCGAGGCTTTAAGATCTGGGTGCCAAAGGATTGTGTCGCCTCTAACACCAAGAAAGATAATGACTACACCTTAGATCAAATGTCACAGGTCTTAGGTATCAAAACCAGTGCATCGACAAGACCCATTCCTTTTTAA
- a CDS encoding YeiH family protein: MLQVHSEEGTITFMNSHNIARILFPLFAVLCFLPQVSSAVALIAGMALALTLGNPYQERTKAWTSQLLSIAVVGLGAGMNLITVSQVGVRGIGYTVVGITFGLLLGTLMGRFFKVEKNTSTLITVGTTICGGSAIAAVAPVIRARPPEVTVALGTVFLLNALALFIFPHIGHYFNLNETQFGLWSALAIHDTSSVVGASLQYGPHALEVGTTVKLARALWIVPIALGIGLLYKNQGQEAGEAKAKRPWFILGFLIMAGIMTWIPTLQPVGHGIEWVAKRLLVLTLFLIGANLTRATVQSVGIKPFVMGVALWVIMATTSLGAILENWIR; encoded by the coding sequence ATGTTGCAGGTTCATTCAGAAGAAGGCACGATCACATTCATGAATTCTCATAATATTGCTCGTATTTTATTTCCTTTATTCGCTGTTCTTTGTTTTCTTCCGCAAGTGTCTTCCGCCGTTGCTTTGATCGCGGGAATGGCTTTGGCATTGACCTTAGGAAATCCCTATCAAGAGCGAACGAAAGCTTGGACGTCACAACTTTTAAGTATTGCTGTAGTGGGCTTAGGAGCGGGCATGAACTTGATCACTGTGAGCCAAGTCGGTGTGCGCGGGATCGGATACACGGTTGTGGGAATTACATTTGGTCTTTTATTAGGAACCCTGATGGGGCGTTTCTTCAAGGTCGAGAAAAACACCTCAACTCTAATCACTGTCGGAACAACGATCTGCGGAGGCAGTGCGATTGCGGCTGTCGCTCCGGTGATTCGCGCTCGTCCCCCGGAAGTGACTGTTGCGCTGGGAACGGTGTTTTTGTTAAATGCTCTGGCTCTATTTATTTTTCCTCATATCGGCCATTATTTTAATTTGAATGAAACACAGTTTGGACTTTGGAGTGCCTTAGCCATTCACGATACCAGCTCCGTTGTGGGCGCCAGCCTTCAATACGGGCCTCATGCTTTGGAAGTGGGGACGACAGTGAAGCTCGCGCGCGCTTTATGGATCGTGCCCATCGCTTTAGGAATTGGTCTTCTGTATAAGAATCAAGGACAAGAAGCGGGGGAGGCTAAAGCAAAGCGTCCGTGGTTTATTCTGGGATTTTTGATCATGGCCGGTATCATGACTTGGATACCAACACTGCAACCCGTAGGACATGGAATTGAGTGGGTGGCAAAACGTCTTTTAGTTCTAACCTTGTTTTTAATTGGTGCGAACCTGACTCGCGCGACAGTCCAAAGTGTCGGCATCAAACCTTTTGTCATGGGTGTGGCACTTTGGGTTATCATGGCCACCACTTCATTGGGCGCCATCTTAGAAAATTGGATACGTTAA
- a CDS encoding hemerythrin domain-containing protein — protein MSKKQTKISSGKSSELDIINMILEDHKPLKELIEVMKDSEKELEERQEAFAQFAPLLISHAKPEEQSLYRYMKGDEELREGGFEGDVEHQLADQMVEEIMRTDDDDLWSARVKVLAELVEHHIEEEEEELLPDFKKHSESSDREKLGQLFLELKTKILERGGMDAPHERESHARH, from the coding sequence ATGAGTAAAAAGCAGACGAAAATTTCCTCTGGAAAAAGCAGCGAACTGGATATTATCAATATGATCTTGGAGGATCACAAGCCTCTGAAAGAGTTGATCGAAGTCATGAAAGATTCTGAAAAGGAACTTGAGGAACGACAAGAGGCTTTTGCCCAGTTTGCTCCGCTTTTAATTTCTCATGCAAAACCAGAAGAACAGTCTCTTTATCGTTATATGAAAGGTGATGAAGAACTTCGTGAAGGCGGTTTTGAAGGGGATGTTGAACATCAACTGGCTGATCAAATGGTCGAAGAAATCATGCGCACCGATGATGACGATTTGTGGAGCGCCCGAGTCAAGGTTTTGGCAGAACTCGTAGAGCATCATATTGAAGAAGAAGAGGAAGAGCTTCTTCCTGATTTCAAAAAACACTCTGAAAGCAGTGATCGCGAAAAATTGGGGCAGCTGTTCTTAGAGCTTAAAACTAAAATTCTTGAGCGTGGTGGCATGGATGCGCCCCATGAAAGAGAATCCCATGCGCGTCACTGA